A region from the Bubalus kerabau isolate K-KA32 ecotype Philippines breed swamp buffalo chromosome 23, PCC_UOA_SB_1v2, whole genome shotgun sequence genome encodes:
- the ZSCAN25 gene encoding zinc finger and SCAN domain-containing protein 25 isoform X1 has translation MLVERPGMAEEPQQQMGGHVVKLEKELPWGRTREDPSPETFRLRFRQFRYQEAAGPQEALRELQELCRQWLRPELHTKEQILELLVLEQFLTILPREFYAWIWEHGPESGKALVAMVEDFTQRALEAKAVPCHVQGQREETTLCRDPWEPSVHLGPVEVKPEWGMPHGEGIQDLDRGAEEQLSQDPGEGTQAFQEQALPVLQAGAGLPAVSTRDQEVAASFLTAGSQGLGPFKDMALAFPEEEWRHVTPAQIDCFGEYVEPQDCGVSPPGLGSKDKEAKTQLADPKGQLACGQAERCGEAALQGPELGRPSEQEAGSSVGNTPGPLLPQHSVAPLPDDLQTHSSFWKPFQCPECGKGFSRSSNLVRHQRTHEEEKSYSCGECGKGFALREYLLKHQRTHLGRRPHVCSECWKTFSQRHHLAVHQRSHTGEKPFQCADCWRSFSRRQHLQVHRRTHTGEKPYTCECGKRFSRNANLAVHRRTHTGEKPYGCQVCGKRFSKGERLVRHQRIHTGEKPYRCPACGRSFNQRSILNRHQKTQHRQEPPGQ, from the exons ATGCTTGTAGAGCGTCCAGGGATGGCAGAAGAGCCTCAGCAGCAAATGGGTGGCCATGTGGTAAAACTAGAGAAAGAGCTGCCATGGGGCAGGACGAGGGAGGACCCCAGCCCGGAGACTTTTCGCCTGCGGTTTCGGCAGTTCCGCTACCAGGAGGCGGCTGGGCCCCAGGAAGCCCTCAGGGAGCTCCAGGAGCTCTGTCGCCAGTGGCTGCGGCCCGAGCTGCATACCAAGGAGCAGATCCTGGAGCTGCTAGTGCTGGAGCAGTTCCTGACCATCCTGCCACGGGAGTTCTACGCCTGGATTTGGGAGCATGGCCCCGAGAGCGGCAAGGCCCTAGTGGCCATGGTGGAGGACTTCACGCAGAGAGCCCTGGAAGCCAAGGCG GTTCCATGCCACGTGCAGGGACAGCGGGAGGAGACAACGCTTTGCAGAGACCCCTGGGAACCAAGTGTCCACCTGGGGCCCGTGGAGGTCAAGCCCGAGTGGGGGATGCCCCACGGGGAAGGCATCCAAGACCTTGACCGAGGCGCTGAGGAGCAGCTCAGCCAGGACCCTGGAGAGGGGACGCAGGCCTTCCAGGAGCAGG CTCTGCCAGTCCTTCAGGCTGGTGCTGGCCTCCCTGCAGTGAGCACCAGAGACCAGGAGGTGGCAGCCAGCTTCCTGACGGCTGGATCCCAG GGGTTGGGCCCATTTAAAGACATGGCCCTGGCTTTCCCTGAGGAGGAGTGGAGGCACGTAACCCCAGCCCAGATAGACTGCTTTGGGGAGTATGTGGAACCCCAGGACTGCGGGGTCTCACCTCCAG GCCTGGGGAGCAAGGACAAGGAGGCAAAGACCCAGCTGGCAGACCCCAAGGGGCAGCTCGCTTGCGGGCAGGCAGAGCGGTGCGGGGAGGCTGCTCTCCAGGGCCCAGAGTTGGGAAGACCAAGCGAGCAGGAGGCCGGGAGCTCGGTGGGAAACACGCCCGGGCCGCTCCTGCCCCAGCACAGCGTTGCCCCGCTGCCCGATGACCTCCAGACCCACAGCTCCTTCTGGAAACCTTTCCAGTGCCCTGAGTGTGGGAAAGGCTTCAGTCGGAGCTCCAACCTGGTCCGACACCAGCGGACGCACGAGGAGGAGAAGTCGTACAGCTGCGGGGAGTGCGGCAAGGGCTTTGCACTGCGCGAGTACCTGCTGAAGCACCAGCGGACGCACCTGGGCCGGCGGCCACACGTGTGCAGTGAGTGCTGGAAGACCTTCAGCCAGCGCCACCACCTCGCGGTCCACCAGCGCAGCCACACAGGCGAGAAGCCCTTCCAGTGCGCGGACTGCTGGAGGAGCTTCAGCCGCCGGCAGCACCTGCAGGTGCACCGCCGGACACACACTGGCGAGAAGCCGTACACCTGCGAGTGTGGCAAGCGCTTCAGCAGGAACGCCAACCTGGCGGTGCACCGGCGGACCCACACGGGTGAGAAGCCCTATGGCTGCCAGGTGTGCGGGAAGCGCTTCAGCAAGGGGGAGCGGCTGGTCCGGCACCAGAGGATCCACACTGGGGAGAAGCCGTATCGCTGCCCGGCCTGCGGCCGCAGCTTCAACCAGCGCTCCATCCTCAACCGGCACCAGAAGACGCAGCACCGCCAGGAGCCCCCAGGGCAGTGA
- the TMEM225B gene encoding transmembrane protein 225B: MGRPVMLTIEDRDVKGFTWAIAPALTSLGYLLILLVSIFPFWVRLVNEESQEVFFSGLFENCFHIKCWKPRPLSIYVILGRVSLLSAVVLSFLTTFIMVSFASQLFPRTRKHNFVSAFISFLTGACAFLALLLHALEIQSLRMKPSPPQFSIQWPYYVLGFSILLFMVAGAICLIQEIACHRCHLLPISQSTEDTQEISYLENLDSLGGELSSMQKETLLKEETII, encoded by the exons ATGGGGCGCCCA gtgatgctgacaATAGAGGACAGAGATGTGAAGGGCTTCACCTGGGCCATAGCCCCTGCCTTGACTTCCCTGGGCTACCTGCTTATCCTGCTGGTCTCCATCTTCCCCTTCTGGGTGCGGCTGGTGAACGAGGAGTCCCAGGAAGTGTTCTTCAGTGGCCTGTTTGAGAACTGCTTCCATATCAAGTGCTGGAAGCCTCGACCCTTATCCA TTTACGTCATCCTCGGCCGAGTCTCCCTGCTGTCCGCCGTTGTCTTGTCTTTCCTCACCACTTTCATCATGGTGTCCTTTGCGTCTCAGCTCTTTCCGAGGACACGGAAGCACAATTTTGTGTCAGCCTTCATCAGTTTCCTTACAG GGGCTTGTGCCTTCCTGGCCTTGTTGCTGCACGCCCTGGAGATCCAGAGTCTGCGGATGAAGCCCAGCCCCCCGCAGTTCTCCATACAGTGGCCTTACTACGTCCTGGGCTTCAGCATCCTTCTGTTCATGGTGGCTG GTGCCATCTGCCTCATCCAAGAAATAGCCTGCCATAGATGCCATTTGTTGCCCATTTCCCAGAGTACTGAGGACACCCAAGAGATCTCATACCTGGAAAACCTGGATAGTCTGGGAGGAGAACTGAGCTCCATGCAGAAGGAGACGCTGCTGAAGGAAGAAACCATTATCTAG
- the ZSCAN25 gene encoding zinc finger and SCAN domain-containing protein 25 isoform X4 → MLVERPGMAEEPQQQMGGHVVKLEKELPWGRTREDPSPETFRLRFRQFRYQEAAGPQEALRELQELCRQWLRPELHTKEQILELLVLEQFLTILPREFYAWIWEHGPESGKALVAMVEDFTQRALEAKAVPCHVQGQREETTLCRDPWEPSVHLGPVEVKPEWGMPHGEGIQDLDRGAEEQLSQDPGEGTQAFQEQALPVLQAGAGLPAVSTRDQEVAASFLTAGSQAWGARTRRQRPSWQTPRGSSLAGRQSGAGRLLSRAQSWEDQASRRPGARWETRPGRSCPSTALPRCPMTSRPTAPSGNLSSALSVGKASVGAPTWSDTSGRTRRRSRTAAGSAARALHCASTC, encoded by the exons ATGCTTGTAGAGCGTCCAGGGATGGCAGAAGAGCCTCAGCAGCAAATGGGTGGCCATGTGGTAAAACTAGAGAAAGAGCTGCCATGGGGCAGGACGAGGGAGGACCCCAGCCCGGAGACTTTTCGCCTGCGGTTTCGGCAGTTCCGCTACCAGGAGGCGGCTGGGCCCCAGGAAGCCCTCAGGGAGCTCCAGGAGCTCTGTCGCCAGTGGCTGCGGCCCGAGCTGCATACCAAGGAGCAGATCCTGGAGCTGCTAGTGCTGGAGCAGTTCCTGACCATCCTGCCACGGGAGTTCTACGCCTGGATTTGGGAGCATGGCCCCGAGAGCGGCAAGGCCCTAGTGGCCATGGTGGAGGACTTCACGCAGAGAGCCCTGGAAGCCAAGGCG GTTCCATGCCACGTGCAGGGACAGCGGGAGGAGACAACGCTTTGCAGAGACCCCTGGGAACCAAGTGTCCACCTGGGGCCCGTGGAGGTCAAGCCCGAGTGGGGGATGCCCCACGGGGAAGGCATCCAAGACCTTGACCGAGGCGCTGAGGAGCAGCTCAGCCAGGACCCTGGAGAGGGGACGCAGGCCTTCCAGGAGCAGG CTCTGCCAGTCCTTCAGGCTGGTGCTGGCCTCCCTGCAGTGAGCACCAGAGACCAGGAGGTGGCAGCCAGCTTCCTGACGGCTGGATCCCAG GCCTGGGGAGCAAGGACAAGGAGGCAAAGACCCAGCTGGCAGACCCCAAGGGGCAGCTCGCTTGCGGGCAGGCAGAGCGGTGCGGGGAGGCTGCTCTCCAGGGCCCAGAGTTGGGAAGACCAAGCGAGCAGGAGGCCGGGAGCTCGGTGGGAAACACGCCCGGGCCGCTCCTGCCCCAGCACAGCGTTGCCCCGCTGCCCGATGACCTCCAGACCCACAGCTCCTTCTGGAAACCTTTCCAGTGCCCTGAGTGTGGGAAAGGCTTCAGTCGGAGCTCCAACCTGGTCCGACACCAGCGGACGCACGAGGAGGAGAAGTCGTACAGCTGCGGGGAGTGCGGCAAGGGCTTTGCACTGCGCGAGTACCTGCTGA
- the ZSCAN25 gene encoding zinc finger and SCAN domain-containing protein 25 isoform X3, producing MGQDEGGPQPGDFSPAVSAVPLPGGGWAPGSPQGAPGALSPVAAARAAYQGADPGAASAGAVPDHPATGVLRLDLGAWPRERQGPSGHGGGLHAESPGSQGALPVLQAGAGLPAVSTRDQEVAASFLTAGSQGLGPFKDMALAFPEEEWRHVTPAQIDCFGEYVEPQDCGVSPPGLGSKDKEAKTQLADPKGQLACGQAERCGEAALQGPELGRPSEQEAGSSVGNTPGPLLPQHSVAPLPDDLQTHSSFWKPFQCPECGKGFSRSSNLVRHQRTHEEEKSYSCGECGKGFALREYLLKHQRTHLGRRPHVCSECWKTFSQRHHLAVHQRSHTGEKPFQCADCWRSFSRRQHLQVHRRTHTGEKPYTCECGKRFSRNANLAVHRRTHTGEKPYGCQVCGKRFSKGERLVRHQRIHTGEKPYRCPACGRSFNQRSILNRHQKTQHRQEPPGQ from the exons ATGGGGCAGGACGAGGGAGGACCCCAGCCCGGAGACTTTTCGCCTGCGGTTTCGGCAGTTCCGCTACCAGGAGGCGGCTGGGCCCCAGGAAGCCCTCAGGGAGCTCCAGGAGCTCTGTCGCCAGTGGCTGCGGCCCGAGCTGCATACCAAGGAGCAGATCCTGGAGCTGCTAGTGCTGGAGCAGTTCCTGACCATCCTGCCACGGGAGTTCTACGCCTGGATTTGGGAGCATGGCCCCGAGAGCGGCAAGGCCCTAGTGGCCATGGTGGAGGACTTCACGCAGAGAGCCCTGGAAGCCAAGGCG CTCTGCCAGTCCTTCAGGCTGGTGCTGGCCTCCCTGCAGTGAGCACCAGAGACCAGGAGGTGGCAGCCAGCTTCCTGACGGCTGGATCCCAG GGGTTGGGCCCATTTAAAGACATGGCCCTGGCTTTCCCTGAGGAGGAGTGGAGGCACGTAACCCCAGCCCAGATAGACTGCTTTGGGGAGTATGTGGAACCCCAGGACTGCGGGGTCTCACCTCCAG GCCTGGGGAGCAAGGACAAGGAGGCAAAGACCCAGCTGGCAGACCCCAAGGGGCAGCTCGCTTGCGGGCAGGCAGAGCGGTGCGGGGAGGCTGCTCTCCAGGGCCCAGAGTTGGGAAGACCAAGCGAGCAGGAGGCCGGGAGCTCGGTGGGAAACACGCCCGGGCCGCTCCTGCCCCAGCACAGCGTTGCCCCGCTGCCCGATGACCTCCAGACCCACAGCTCCTTCTGGAAACCTTTCCAGTGCCCTGAGTGTGGGAAAGGCTTCAGTCGGAGCTCCAACCTGGTCCGACACCAGCGGACGCACGAGGAGGAGAAGTCGTACAGCTGCGGGGAGTGCGGCAAGGGCTTTGCACTGCGCGAGTACCTGCTGAAGCACCAGCGGACGCACCTGGGCCGGCGGCCACACGTGTGCAGTGAGTGCTGGAAGACCTTCAGCCAGCGCCACCACCTCGCGGTCCACCAGCGCAGCCACACAGGCGAGAAGCCCTTCCAGTGCGCGGACTGCTGGAGGAGCTTCAGCCGCCGGCAGCACCTGCAGGTGCACCGCCGGACACACACTGGCGAGAAGCCGTACACCTGCGAGTGTGGCAAGCGCTTCAGCAGGAACGCCAACCTGGCGGTGCACCGGCGGACCCACACGGGTGAGAAGCCCTATGGCTGCCAGGTGTGCGGGAAGCGCTTCAGCAAGGGGGAGCGGCTGGTCCGGCACCAGAGGATCCACACTGGGGAGAAGCCGTATCGCTGCCCGGCCTGCGGCCGCAGCTTCAACCAGCGCTCCATCCTCAACCGGCACCAGAAGACGCAGCACCGCCAGGAGCCCCCAGGGCAGTGA
- the ZSCAN25 gene encoding zinc finger and SCAN domain-containing protein 25 isoform X2: MLVERPGMAEEPQQQMGGHVVKLEKELPWGRTREDPSPETFRLRFRQFRYQEAAGPQEALRELQELCRQWLRPELHTKEQILELLVLEQFLTILPREFYAWIWEHGPESGKALVAMVEDFTQRALEAKAVALPVLQAGAGLPAVSTRDQEVAASFLTAGSQGLGPFKDMALAFPEEEWRHVTPAQIDCFGEYVEPQDCGVSPPGLGSKDKEAKTQLADPKGQLACGQAERCGEAALQGPELGRPSEQEAGSSVGNTPGPLLPQHSVAPLPDDLQTHSSFWKPFQCPECGKGFSRSSNLVRHQRTHEEEKSYSCGECGKGFALREYLLKHQRTHLGRRPHVCSECWKTFSQRHHLAVHQRSHTGEKPFQCADCWRSFSRRQHLQVHRRTHTGEKPYTCECGKRFSRNANLAVHRRTHTGEKPYGCQVCGKRFSKGERLVRHQRIHTGEKPYRCPACGRSFNQRSILNRHQKTQHRQEPPGQ, from the exons ATGCTTGTAGAGCGTCCAGGGATGGCAGAAGAGCCTCAGCAGCAAATGGGTGGCCATGTGGTAAAACTAGAGAAAGAGCTGCCATGGGGCAGGACGAGGGAGGACCCCAGCCCGGAGACTTTTCGCCTGCGGTTTCGGCAGTTCCGCTACCAGGAGGCGGCTGGGCCCCAGGAAGCCCTCAGGGAGCTCCAGGAGCTCTGTCGCCAGTGGCTGCGGCCCGAGCTGCATACCAAGGAGCAGATCCTGGAGCTGCTAGTGCTGGAGCAGTTCCTGACCATCCTGCCACGGGAGTTCTACGCCTGGATTTGGGAGCATGGCCCCGAGAGCGGCAAGGCCCTAGTGGCCATGGTGGAGGACTTCACGCAGAGAGCCCTGGAAGCCAAGGCGGTGG CTCTGCCAGTCCTTCAGGCTGGTGCTGGCCTCCCTGCAGTGAGCACCAGAGACCAGGAGGTGGCAGCCAGCTTCCTGACGGCTGGATCCCAG GGGTTGGGCCCATTTAAAGACATGGCCCTGGCTTTCCCTGAGGAGGAGTGGAGGCACGTAACCCCAGCCCAGATAGACTGCTTTGGGGAGTATGTGGAACCCCAGGACTGCGGGGTCTCACCTCCAG GCCTGGGGAGCAAGGACAAGGAGGCAAAGACCCAGCTGGCAGACCCCAAGGGGCAGCTCGCTTGCGGGCAGGCAGAGCGGTGCGGGGAGGCTGCTCTCCAGGGCCCAGAGTTGGGAAGACCAAGCGAGCAGGAGGCCGGGAGCTCGGTGGGAAACACGCCCGGGCCGCTCCTGCCCCAGCACAGCGTTGCCCCGCTGCCCGATGACCTCCAGACCCACAGCTCCTTCTGGAAACCTTTCCAGTGCCCTGAGTGTGGGAAAGGCTTCAGTCGGAGCTCCAACCTGGTCCGACACCAGCGGACGCACGAGGAGGAGAAGTCGTACAGCTGCGGGGAGTGCGGCAAGGGCTTTGCACTGCGCGAGTACCTGCTGAAGCACCAGCGGACGCACCTGGGCCGGCGGCCACACGTGTGCAGTGAGTGCTGGAAGACCTTCAGCCAGCGCCACCACCTCGCGGTCCACCAGCGCAGCCACACAGGCGAGAAGCCCTTCCAGTGCGCGGACTGCTGGAGGAGCTTCAGCCGCCGGCAGCACCTGCAGGTGCACCGCCGGACACACACTGGCGAGAAGCCGTACACCTGCGAGTGTGGCAAGCGCTTCAGCAGGAACGCCAACCTGGCGGTGCACCGGCGGACCCACACGGGTGAGAAGCCCTATGGCTGCCAGGTGTGCGGGAAGCGCTTCAGCAAGGGGGAGCGGCTGGTCCGGCACCAGAGGATCCACACTGGGGAGAAGCCGTATCGCTGCCCGGCCTGCGGCCGCAGCTTCAACCAGCGCTCCATCCTCAACCGGCACCAGAAGACGCAGCACCGCCAGGAGCCCCCAGGGCAGTGA